Proteins encoded together in one Hymenobacter monticola window:
- the dtd gene encoding D-aminoacyl-tRNA deacylase gives MRLVIQRVRSAQVTVDAQVTGQIGPGLLVLAGFAPTDTTAALAWMCRKLVQLRIFGDENGQMNRSVQDVGGQVLVVSQFTLLADARKGNRPSYIGAAPPPIAEPLYEQFVGMVAAELGQPVPTGIFGADMQVSLVNDGPVTIVLDSPA, from the coding sequence ATGCGTCTCGTTATTCAGCGCGTCCGCAGCGCCCAGGTCACCGTCGATGCCCAGGTTACCGGCCAGATTGGGCCGGGCCTGCTGGTGCTGGCCGGCTTCGCCCCCACCGATACCACTGCGGCCCTCGCCTGGATGTGCCGCAAGCTGGTGCAGCTGCGCATTTTCGGCGATGAAAACGGGCAAATGAATCGTAGCGTGCAGGACGTGGGCGGGCAGGTGCTGGTGGTGAGCCAGTTCACACTGCTGGCCGATGCGCGCAAGGGCAACCGCCCCAGCTACATCGGGGCCGCCCCGCCGCCCATTGCCGAGCCGCTGTATGAGCAGTTTGTGGGCATGGTGGCCGCCGAATTGGGCCAGCCCGTGCCCACCGGCATCTTCGGGGCCGACATGCAGGTCAGTCTGGTCAACGATGGTCCGGTGACCATTGTGCTCGACTCGCCGGCTTAA
- the gcvT gene encoding glycine cleavage system aminomethyltransferase GcvT gives MTVSLKTVTLNDTHRALGAKMVPFAGYDMPVRYSSDLDEHHTVRRAVGIFDVSHMGEFRLRGPQALDLIQRVTSNDASKLADGKAQYSCLPNHDGGIVDDLLVYKLADEDYLLVVNASNIEKDWNWIQHHNTKGVEMEDISDRTSLFAVQGPKAATALQTLTDVDLSSIPYYSFVQGTFAGAPDVIISATGYTGAGGFELYIPNESAAQVWEQIMLAGQPYGIKPIGLGARDTLRLEMGYCLYGNDIDDTTSPLEAGLGWITKFTKDFTNSDNLKKQKEVGVTKKLVGFVMDGPGIPRGHYELVDADGQKIGDVTSGTQSPSLGKGIGLGYVKTEHAAPGTQIFVQIRGKNLPATVSKLPLTKGTEE, from the coding sequence ATGACCGTTTCCCTGAAAACCGTTACCCTCAACGACACGCACCGCGCGCTGGGTGCCAAAATGGTGCCTTTTGCCGGCTACGACATGCCGGTGCGCTACTCCTCCGACCTCGATGAGCACCACACGGTGCGCCGGGCGGTGGGTATTTTCGACGTATCGCACATGGGCGAGTTCCGGTTGCGCGGGCCGCAGGCGCTCGACCTCATTCAGCGCGTGACCAGCAACGACGCCAGCAAGCTTGCCGACGGCAAGGCCCAGTACTCCTGTCTGCCCAACCACGACGGCGGCATCGTGGACGACCTGCTGGTGTACAAGCTGGCCGACGAGGACTACCTGCTGGTGGTGAATGCCTCCAACATCGAAAAAGACTGGAACTGGATTCAGCACCACAACACCAAAGGTGTGGAAATGGAAGACATTTCCGACCGCACCAGCCTCTTCGCCGTGCAAGGCCCGAAAGCCGCCACCGCCCTCCAAACGCTGACCGATGTGGACCTGAGCAGCATTCCATACTACTCTTTCGTGCAAGGCACTTTTGCCGGCGCGCCCGACGTCATCATCTCGGCCACCGGCTACACCGGCGCGGGCGGCTTCGAACTGTACATCCCGAACGAAAGCGCGGCGCAGGTGTGGGAGCAAATCATGCTGGCCGGCCAGCCCTACGGCATCAAGCCCATTGGCCTGGGCGCGCGCGACACGCTGCGGCTCGAAATGGGCTACTGCCTCTACGGCAACGACATCGACGACACCACCTCGCCGCTGGAGGCCGGTCTCGGCTGGATTACCAAGTTCACCAAGGACTTCACCAACTCCGACAACCTCAAAAAGCAGAAAGAGGTCGGGGTGACCAAAAAGCTGGTGGGCTTCGTGATGGACGGCCCCGGCATCCCGCGCGGCCACTACGAGCTGGTGGACGCCGACGGCCAGAAAATCGGCGACGTGACCAGCGGCACGCAGTCGCCCTCGTTAGGCAAAGGCATCGGCCTGGGCTACGTGAAGACGGAACATGCCGCCCCCGGCACCCAGATTTTCGTCCAGATTCGTGGCAAAAACCTGCCCGCCACGGTGAGCAAGCTGCCGCTCACGAAGGGCACGGAGGAATAG
- a CDS encoding efflux RND transporter periplasmic adaptor subunit, whose amino-acid sequence MRKPNLLPGFARHPSLQNAGWRGLLLGALALGACSSPQSEAAEEITPALPVSQRQGAAPATDLATPVELVLSGEIAADADHTARVFPRVGGEVLRMGVDLGDEVRQGQVLAVLKSSEIADFQNQHTTARADLAVATKNLAVTEELHQAGLSAGQDVYKARKEMERAASTAANSRQQLRTYGVAPGATYSLKAPLGGFIIEKKLSAGMRFNASDMDAAFTVANLDQVWVLANVFESDLSRVHEDQAVEITTLSYPDAPLRARIDRVYHVLDHESKVMKVRCVLANPGHRLKPGMHAQVRVLPEATTVAAAAAL is encoded by the coding sequence ATGAGAAAGCCTAATCTACTGCCGGGGTTTGCCCGGCACCCAAGCCTGCAAAATGCGGGCTGGCGCGGGCTGCTACTAGGCGCTTTGGCCTTGGGCGCCTGCTCCTCGCCGCAATCCGAAGCGGCCGAAGAAATCACCCCGGCCCTGCCGGTATCGCAACGCCAGGGGGCTGCACCGGCTACTGACCTAGCCACCCCGGTGGAGCTGGTGCTCAGCGGCGAGATAGCCGCCGACGCCGACCATACGGCCCGCGTGTTTCCGCGCGTGGGCGGCGAAGTACTGCGCATGGGCGTGGACCTGGGCGACGAAGTACGCCAGGGCCAGGTGCTGGCCGTGCTGAAAAGCAGCGAAATAGCCGACTTCCAGAACCAGCACACCACCGCCCGGGCCGACCTGGCCGTGGCCACCAAGAACCTGGCCGTAACCGAGGAGCTGCACCAGGCCGGCCTCAGCGCCGGCCAGGACGTGTACAAAGCCCGCAAGGAAATGGAGCGCGCCGCCAGCACGGCCGCCAACAGCCGGCAGCAGTTGCGCACCTACGGCGTGGCCCCCGGTGCCACCTATAGCCTTAAGGCGCCATTGGGAGGCTTCATTATTGAGAAGAAGCTTAGCGCAGGCATGCGCTTCAACGCCTCCGACATGGACGCGGCCTTCACCGTGGCCAACCTTGACCAGGTGTGGGTGCTGGCCAACGTGTTCGAGTCGGACCTGAGCCGGGTGCACGAGGACCAAGCCGTCGAAATCACCACCCTGAGCTACCCCGACGCCCCGCTGCGGGCCCGCATTGACCGGGTGTACCACGTGCTCGACCACGAAAGCAAGGTCATGAAAGTGCGCTGCGTGCTGGCCAACCCCGGCCACCGGCTCAAGCCCGGTATGCACGCCCAGGTGCGAGTGCTGCCCGAGGCCACCACGGTGGCCGCCGCAGCGGCCCTGTAG
- a CDS encoding nucleotide pyrophosphohydrolase, with amino-acid sequence MTIEEAQQTVDNWIKTTGVRYFNELTNMAMLTEEVGEVARIIARQYGEQSFKDSDKGKDLGDELADVLFVLICLANQTGVDLTEALARNLAKKTQRDSQRHHDNEKLR; translated from the coding sequence ATGACCATCGAAGAAGCCCAGCAAACCGTTGACAACTGGATAAAGACCACCGGCGTACGCTATTTCAATGAGCTCACCAACATGGCCATGCTCACCGAGGAGGTGGGCGAAGTAGCCCGCATCATCGCCCGGCAGTACGGCGAGCAGTCGTTTAAGGACTCCGACAAAGGCAAAGACCTCGGCGACGAGCTGGCCGACGTGCTGTTCGTCCTCATCTGCCTGGCCAACCAAACCGGCGTGGACCTCACCGAGGCCCTGGCCCGCAACCTAGCCAAGAAAACCCAGCGCGACAGCCAGCGCCACCACGACAACGAAAAGCTGAGGTAA
- a CDS encoding cob(I)yrinic acid a,c-diamide adenosyltransferase — MKIYTKTGDKGLTSLIGGTRVPKSSLRIESYGTVDELNAHIGLVRDQEVNAARRPLLKEIQDRLFTIGSALAADPEKSRMKLPDLHAADVELLEAEMDQMNLALPELRAFILPGGHPAVSHAHVARCVCRRAERLAIHLGEESFVAELVVVYLNRLSDFLFVLSRAMAHELGVEEVTWQARL, encoded by the coding sequence ATGAAAATCTACACTAAAACCGGCGACAAGGGCCTCACCTCGCTCATTGGGGGCACGCGGGTGCCCAAGAGCAGCCTGCGCATCGAGAGCTACGGCACTGTGGACGAGCTGAACGCCCACATTGGTCTGGTGCGCGACCAGGAGGTGAACGCAGCCCGCCGGCCCCTGCTCAAGGAAATTCAGGACCGGCTGTTCACCATCGGCTCGGCCCTGGCCGCCGACCCGGAAAAGTCACGCATGAAGCTGCCCGACCTGCACGCCGCCGACGTGGAGCTGCTGGAAGCCGAAATGGACCAAATGAACCTCGCTTTGCCCGAGCTGCGCGCCTTCATTCTGCCGGGCGGGCACCCGGCCGTGAGCCACGCGCACGTGGCCCGCTGCGTATGCCGCCGGGCGGAGCGCCTGGCCATTCACTTGGGGGAGGAGTCCTTCGTGGCCGAATTAGTGGTCGTGTATTTAAACCGCCTGTCCGATTTCCTGTTTGTGCTGAGCCGGGCCATGGCCCACGAGTTGGGCGTAGAAGAAGTGACCTGGCAGGCACGACTTTGA
- a CDS encoding ABC transporter ATP-binding protein, with the protein MNSNVIETTDIAKKYVMGAEEIHALRSVSIQIPRGEYVAFMGPSGSGKSTLMNIVGCLDTPSKGQYILNGQDVSRMSDNQLAEVRNKEIGFVFQSFNLLPRASALDNVALPLIYAGLSKKERNERAMESLRSVGLAERASHRPNELSGGQRQRVAIARALVNNPSVLLADEPTGALDSKTSHEIMDLFEALYSKGNTIIMVTHEEDIARYAHRIVRLRDGLIETDEVNHEITRHAVAGQ; encoded by the coding sequence ATGAATTCCAACGTCATCGAAACCACGGACATCGCCAAAAAATACGTCATGGGCGCCGAGGAAATTCACGCCCTGCGTTCGGTCAGCATCCAGATTCCGCGCGGCGAGTACGTGGCGTTCATGGGACCGTCGGGCTCGGGCAAGTCCACGCTGATGAACATCGTGGGCTGCCTCGATACGCCCAGCAAAGGGCAGTACATCCTCAACGGCCAGGATGTGAGCCGCATGAGCGACAACCAGCTGGCGGAGGTGCGCAACAAGGAAATCGGCTTCGTGTTCCAGAGCTTTAACCTGCTGCCCCGCGCCTCGGCCCTCGACAATGTGGCCCTGCCGCTCATCTACGCCGGCCTGAGCAAGAAGGAGCGCAACGAGCGTGCCATGGAATCGCTCCGCTCCGTGGGCCTGGCCGAGCGCGCCTCGCACCGGCCCAATGAGCTGTCGGGCGGGCAGCGCCAGCGCGTGGCCATTGCCCGCGCCCTCGTCAACAACCCCAGCGTGCTGCTGGCCGACGAACCCACCGGCGCCCTCGACTCGAAAACCAGCCACGAAATCATGGACTTGTTTGAGGCACTCTATTCCAAAGGCAACACCATCATCATGGTGACGCACGAGGAGGACATTGCCCGCTACGCCCATCGCATCGTGCGCCTGCGCGACGGCCTGATTGAAACCGACGAGGTGAACCACGAAATCACCCGCCACGCCGTGGCTGGGCAGTAG
- a CDS encoding sensor histidine kinase translates to MTIRNRLIWLFVGLVAFILLVVLGTAFLLQHDYSQREFRQRLRDRAEVAAYIFLEKDELRSSVFQEFQKRYQRTLTEEIIQIYDVKGEVHFVRQDARLEVPPAVLARIVAGHEEYFTDGSRQAVGIFYRDNQGSFVVVAGAENLYGQARLRYLATILVSLFVLNLLLIYVVGRVFAERALAPIAAMNNQMERITAHDLHLRVAEGMPVRQQDELARLAHTFNRLLDRLEGSFEAQRSFVRYASHELRTPLAASIGEAQLALAREREPAAYRAALRNLLTDLTQLNALLNHLLELAQADVQLPEHDACIRVDELLAEACAAVEPGQRLRLQVHTGHLPAEPEQLELTGNRALLVRALSNLLENALKYSAPQPVQVALAYAPGEVQLRIRDEGIGIAPADLPQVFQPFYRAANARPVAGHGVGLALARKIIEQHGGQLQLRSELGRGTTALVQLPTA, encoded by the coding sequence ATGACCATTCGTAATCGCCTCATCTGGTTGTTTGTGGGACTGGTGGCGTTCATTCTGCTGGTGGTGCTGGGCACGGCTTTCCTCCTGCAGCACGACTACAGCCAGCGCGAGTTTCGGCAGCGCCTGCGCGACCGGGCCGAGGTGGCGGCCTACATTTTCTTGGAAAAAGACGAACTGCGCAGCTCCGTTTTTCAGGAATTTCAGAAGCGCTACCAGCGCACGCTCACCGAGGAAATCATTCAGATTTATGATGTGAAGGGCGAGGTGCACTTCGTGCGCCAAGACGCTCGCCTCGAGGTGCCACCGGCGGTGCTGGCGCGCATTGTGGCCGGGCACGAAGAGTATTTCACCGACGGTTCGCGGCAGGCTGTGGGCATTTTCTACCGCGACAACCAAGGCTCGTTTGTGGTGGTGGCGGGCGCCGAAAACCTGTATGGGCAGGCCCGACTCCGCTACTTAGCCACCATTCTGGTTTCGCTGTTTGTGCTGAACTTGCTGCTGATTTACGTGGTGGGGCGCGTGTTTGCAGAGCGGGCGCTGGCCCCCATTGCCGCCATGAACAACCAGATGGAGCGCATTACCGCTCACGACCTGCACCTGCGCGTGGCCGAAGGCATGCCCGTTCGGCAGCAGGACGAGCTGGCGCGCCTGGCCCACACCTTCAACCGCCTGCTCGACCGCCTCGAAGGAAGCTTTGAGGCCCAGCGCTCCTTTGTGCGCTACGCCTCGCACGAGCTGCGCACGCCGCTGGCGGCCAGCATTGGCGAGGCGCAGCTGGCTCTGGCCCGCGAGCGAGAGCCCGCCGCCTACCGGGCCGCCCTGCGCAACCTGCTCACCGACCTCACCCAACTCAACGCCTTGCTCAACCACCTGCTGGAGCTGGCCCAAGCCGACGTGCAGTTGCCCGAGCACGACGCCTGCATTCGCGTCGACGAGCTGCTGGCTGAGGCCTGCGCAGCCGTGGAGCCCGGCCAGCGCCTCCGCCTGCAGGTGCACACCGGCCACCTGCCCGCCGAGCCCGAGCAGCTGGAGCTCACCGGCAACCGGGCCCTGCTGGTGCGCGCCCTCAGCAACCTGCTGGAAAACGCGCTGAAGTACTCGGCGCCCCAACCAGTGCAGGTGGCGCTGGCCTACGCGCCGGGCGAGGTGCAGCTGCGCATCCGCGACGAGGGCATAGGCATTGCCCCGGCCGACCTGCCGCAGGTGTTTCAGCCATTTTACCGAGCGGCCAATGCGCGGCCCGTGGCCGGGCATGGCGTGGGTCTGGCGCTGGCCCGCAAAATTATTGAGCAGCACGGCGGGCAGCTGCAGCTGCGTTCCGAGCTGGGGCGGGGCACCACCGCGCTGGTGCAACTGCCCACGGCCTAA
- a CDS encoding branched-chain amino acid aminotransferase has protein sequence MIDILPIRTQTTTASRLSQVNLSQLEFGKVFSDHMFVVDFINGEWQEPQIVPYGDMAVSPANSALHYGQAIFEGMKAYHQADGSVSLFRPLDNWARFNASAERMCMPTVPEELFMQGLRELIKLDTPWVPTDAGSALYIRPFMFGTDGLLGVRPSDTYRFMIITCPVGLYFSKPLRVRFEQKYVRSAEGGAGYAKNAGNYGAAMYPTKVAQNEGYNQLIWTDASQHQYVEESGTMNAIFVIDGKVVTPALSTSILDGITRRSVLELARDMGLTVEERKVGSREVMDALAAGKLEEAFGVGTAATIAPIATIGYEGHDYDLPTTGPTAFSKRVAAALDAIRTGEGADVHNWMVRV, from the coding sequence ATGATTGACATTCTTCCGATTCGGACCCAGACCACCACAGCTTCGCGACTGTCGCAGGTCAACCTCTCGCAGCTGGAATTCGGCAAAGTTTTTTCCGACCACATGTTCGTTGTTGATTTCATCAACGGCGAATGGCAGGAGCCCCAGATAGTGCCCTACGGCGACATGGCTGTGAGCCCGGCCAACTCGGCCCTGCACTACGGCCAGGCCATTTTTGAGGGCATGAAGGCCTACCACCAAGCCGACGGCAGCGTGTCCCTGTTCCGCCCCCTCGACAACTGGGCCCGTTTCAACGCCTCGGCCGAGCGCATGTGCATGCCCACCGTGCCGGAAGAACTGTTCATGCAGGGGCTGCGCGAGTTGATTAAGCTGGACACGCCTTGGGTGCCCACTGATGCGGGCTCAGCTCTCTACATCCGTCCCTTCATGTTTGGTACCGATGGCCTGCTGGGTGTGCGTCCCTCGGATACGTACCGCTTCATGATAATTACCTGCCCGGTGGGCCTGTACTTCAGCAAGCCGCTGCGCGTGCGCTTCGAGCAGAAGTACGTGCGCTCGGCTGAGGGCGGCGCGGGCTATGCCAAGAACGCCGGCAACTACGGCGCGGCCATGTACCCTACCAAAGTAGCTCAGAACGAAGGCTACAACCAGCTTATCTGGACCGATGCCTCGCAGCACCAGTACGTGGAAGAGTCGGGCACCATGAACGCCATTTTCGTGATAGACGGCAAGGTGGTGACGCCCGCCCTGAGCACGAGCATTCTCGACGGCATCACGCGCCGCAGCGTGCTGGAACTGGCCCGCGACATGGGCCTGACCGTGGAAGAGCGCAAAGTGGGCAGCCGCGAGGTGATGGACGCCCTGGCCGCTGGCAAGCTTGAGGAAGCCTTTGGCGTAGGCACGGCCGCTACCATTGCGCCCATTGCCACCATCGGCTATGAGGGTCACGACTACGACCTGCCCACCACCGGCCCCACCGCCTTCTCGAAGCGCGTGGCCGCGGCCCTGGATGCCATTCGCACCGGCGAAGGTGCCGACGTGCACAACTGGATGGTGCGGGTGTAG
- a CDS encoding 2-phosphosulfolactate phosphatase codes for MPKVDICFSPELLHLYDLRGKIAVIVDILRASSTIVTALGEGVTHVFPVASLDECTAYGQEHGCLTAAERDGLPAPGFDLGNSPFGFLDEARPVRGRALTISTTNGTAALRRSLAAEALVVGAFLNLEAVAAFARQQQRDVLVVCAGWKGQFCLEDTVFGGALAERLAAEFDVRSSDATLAALHMWQQGKEDLSAYLLQSAHVRRLNSLEASKDFEFCLRVDAYAAVLPVWKGDRLVTLA; via the coding sequence GTGCCCAAAGTAGATATTTGCTTCTCGCCCGAACTGCTTCACCTCTATGACCTGCGCGGCAAAATTGCCGTCATTGTCGACATTCTGCGGGCCTCCAGCACCATCGTCACGGCGCTGGGAGAGGGGGTGACGCACGTTTTCCCCGTGGCCTCGCTGGATGAGTGCACCGCCTACGGCCAGGAGCACGGCTGCCTCACCGCCGCCGAGCGCGACGGCCTGCCCGCGCCCGGTTTCGACTTGGGCAACTCGCCTTTTGGTTTTCTGGATGAAGCCCGGCCGGTGCGTGGTCGGGCCCTCACCATCAGCACCACCAACGGCACGGCGGCGCTGCGCCGCTCCCTGGCGGCTGAGGCCTTGGTAGTCGGGGCTTTCCTGAACCTGGAAGCCGTGGCGGCGTTTGCCCGGCAGCAGCAGCGCGATGTGCTGGTGGTGTGCGCCGGCTGGAAAGGCCAGTTCTGCCTCGAAGACACGGTGTTCGGCGGTGCCCTGGCCGAGCGGCTGGCCGCCGAGTTTGACGTGCGCAGCTCCGATGCCACGCTGGCGGCTTTACACATGTGGCAGCAAGGAAAAGAGGACTTGTCGGCTTATTTGCTGCAATCAGCGCACGTGCGCCGGCTCAATTCGCTGGAGGCCAGCAAGGATTTTGAGTTCTGTCTGCGAGTGGATGCTTACGCCGCGGTATTGCCCGTGTGGAAAGGGGATAGATTGGTGACGCTTGCTTAG
- a CDS encoding response regulator transcription factor: MEVLLVEADLRPRQQLHRFLQRAQYRVDVATTLAEATACLDRRPYDFVLLAEDLPDGDGMNLIRLATRHEAHPTSCIVFTATPDVEPRLRGFALGADECLAKPVSVAELERRMRVIIRQRVGRKRPAIHFGPGFVLDLAARRLCHDGRNVHLSRMQFDVLHHLLSHRGQVLTREQLGAHISRRSAAALESSNFIDVHIMNVRRALAPYAPTDFLETVNGVGYRAA, from the coding sequence ATGGAAGTCCTTCTAGTTGAAGCAGACTTGCGGCCGCGGCAGCAGCTGCACCGTTTTCTGCAACGCGCCCAATACCGAGTCGACGTGGCCACTACCCTGGCCGAAGCCACCGCCTGCCTCGACCGCCGCCCCTACGATTTTGTGCTGCTGGCCGAGGACCTGCCTGATGGCGACGGAATGAACCTCATCCGCTTGGCCACCCGCCACGAAGCCCACCCTACGTCGTGCATCGTTTTCACGGCCACGCCCGACGTGGAGCCCCGCTTGCGCGGCTTCGCCCTGGGCGCCGACGAATGCCTGGCCAAGCCCGTTTCGGTGGCCGAGCTGGAGCGCCGCATGCGCGTCATCATCAGGCAGCGGGTGGGGCGGAAACGGCCCGCCATTCACTTCGGTCCCGGCTTTGTGCTCGATTTGGCCGCCCGCCGGCTGTGCCATGATGGGCGGAATGTGCACCTCAGCCGCATGCAGTTCGACGTGCTGCACCACTTGCTTTCGCACCGCGGGCAGGTGCTCACGCGCGAGCAGCTGGGCGCCCACATCAGCCGCCGCTCGGCAGCGGCGCTGGAATCGTCGAACTTCATCGACGTGCACATCATGAACGTGCGCCGCGCGCTGGCCCCGTATGCGCCCACCGATTTCCTGGAAACCGTGAACGGCGTGGGCTACCGGGCGGCTTAG